A stretch of the Clostridium fungisolvens genome encodes the following:
- the pilM gene encoding type IV pilus assembly protein PilM: MDFSKVKDLMNVDISDLKNKIRNKPIEKKPVKKKELNRKVVSFDFGSDTTKVVVGKYYKDQLEIERLITAKTPVDAVGDGNILNPDVMNVFLEQLLNNNKINIKDAICTNNSTSVINREVVIPAVQEDELSTVVKYEIQQYLPINMDDYVIQQSILDRFQVESKLKFKALVITYPEKLAMKYYKLLTNSNLKPLALDISYNSLNKLVNYSNKVNDEAYSTEETIAFIDMGASTLSVSIYKDGKFEFTRIIKSGGANIDGALSRAMGISLEAAEEIKKNKGDLSISNDNEDSSNRIIRDVVDEWSMELERIVQFYRNKKVGNSIDKIFLFGGSSNLKGIERYIFNRFSIPTSKVRTMGNVNLNLKIATETIEQYLNAIGSIIRL, from the coding sequence ATGGATTTCAGTAAAGTAAAAGATTTAATGAATGTAGATATAAGTGATCTTAAAAATAAAATAAGAAATAAACCTATTGAAAAGAAGCCGGTTAAAAAGAAAGAACTAAATAGAAAAGTAGTTTCTTTTGATTTTGGAAGTGATACTACGAAAGTGGTAGTTGGGAAGTATTATAAAGATCAATTAGAGATAGAAAGATTGATTACTGCTAAAACTCCTGTAGATGCAGTTGGAGATGGAAACATATTAAATCCAGATGTTATGAATGTTTTTTTAGAGCAGCTTCTTAATAATAACAAAATCAATATAAAAGATGCTATTTGTACAAATAACTCTACTAGTGTAATTAATAGAGAAGTTGTTATACCAGCGGTACAAGAGGATGAACTTAGTACAGTGGTTAAATATGAAATACAGCAGTATCTTCCTATAAATATGGATGATTATGTTATCCAGCAAAGTATACTAGATAGATTTCAAGTGGAATCAAAACTTAAGTTTAAGGCCTTAGTTATTACATATCCAGAAAAGTTAGCTATGAAGTATTATAAGCTATTAACTAACTCAAATTTAAAACCATTAGCGTTAGATATATCTTATAATTCCTTAAACAAACTTGTAAACTACAGTAATAAAGTAAACGATGAAGCTTATAGTACCGAAGAAACCATAGCTTTTATTGATATGGGAGCAAGTACCCTTAGCGTAAGTATATACAAGGATGGTAAGTTTGAATTTACTAGAATTATAAAGTCTGGTGGAGCCAATATAGATGGAGCACTTAGCAGAGCAATGGGAATATCTTTAGAGGCTGCTGAAGAGATAAAGAAAAACAAAGGAGATTTATCAATTTCAAATGATAATGAGGATTCTTCTAACAGAATAATAAGAGATGTAGTAGATGAATGGAGTATGGAACTTGAAAGAATAGTTCAATTCTATAGAAACAAAAAGGTTGGAAATAGTATAGATAAGATATTCTTATTTGGAGGGAGCTCTAACTTAAAAGGGATAGAAAGATATATATTTAATAGATTTTCAATACCTACTTCAAAGGTTAGAACTATGGGAAATGTAAATCTAAATTTAAAAATAGCCACTGAGACTATAGAACAGTACTTAAATGCAATTGGTTCTATAATAAGACTATAA
- a CDS encoding prepilin peptidase, which produces MGILIFILGLVIGSFLNVCIYRIPRGESISFPPSHCTDCKTQIKAYDLVPVISYLFLGGKCRHCGNKISIKYPALELFTAIIFLLIYNQYGLSIELIKFLILAVFLIVIAFIDFNTQDVYAVTTYPCLFIGIVFILIDKFYLHSNIMTYLIGLVVGAGVIGLIVILTGAMGAGDIEIAAICGIYLGWSNTLITIFFAFIIGAIIGVSLIALKKKGRKDPIAFGPFLAIGTMIAMLYGDKIIKIYLNI; this is translated from the coding sequence ATTGGAATTTTAATATTTATTTTAGGATTAGTTATTGGAAGCTTTTTGAATGTATGTATTTATAGAATACCAAGGGGAGAATCAATTTCTTTTCCTCCTTCACATTGTACTGATTGTAAGACTCAAATTAAAGCTTATGATCTGGTACCAGTGATAAGTTATTTATTTTTAGGAGGAAAGTGTAGGCACTGTGGCAACAAGATATCTATTAAGTATCCTGCCCTTGAACTATTTACTGCAATAATATTCTTATTAATATACAACCAGTATGGACTATCAATCGAGCTTATAAAGTTTTTAATATTAGCTGTGTTTTTAATAGTTATAGCATTTATTGATTTTAATACACAGGATGTATACGCAGTTACCACATATCCATGCCTTTTTATTGGGATTGTATTTATATTAATAGACAAGTTCTATTTACATAGCAATATAATGACGTACTTAATTGGTCTTGTAGTAGGAGCTGGAGTGATTGGACTTATAGTTATACTTACAGGGGCTATGGGAGCAGGGGATATAGAGATAGCGGCTATATGTGGTATATATTTGGGATGGAGTAACACTCTTATTACAATATTTTTTGCATTTATTATAGGTGCGATTATAGGTGTGTCACTTATAGCTCTGAAAAAGAAAGGAAGAAAGGATCCGATTGCATTTGGTCCGTTTTTAGCTATTGGAACAATGATAGCTATGTTATATGGGGATAAAATAATAAAAATTTATCTTAATATATAA
- a CDS encoding prepilin-type N-terminal cleavage/methylation domain-containing protein: MSNALTSRLKKKKKGFTLIELIIVIAIIAILAAIAIPSFTQIREKSKVKVDEASSDTIKKAVITLLTDGTIKQDSATDGTFDISVDASGTVQVSTPVGLTSGSATTIASYFKDIKSPQESGKTKFNVKISHTDETVTVVATN; the protein is encoded by the coding sequence ATGTCAAACGCATTAACATCAAGACTAAAGAAGAAGAAGAAAGGCTTTACTTTGATAGAACTTATCATTGTTATAGCTATTATAGCTATATTAGCAGCTATAGCTATACCAAGCTTTACTCAAATAAGGGAAAAATCAAAAGTTAAGGTGGATGAAGCTAGTTCAGATACAATTAAAAAAGCTGTTATCACACTGTTAACTGATGGAACTATAAAGCAGGATAGTGCTACAGATGGAACATTTGATATATCTGTTGATGCTTCAGGTACTGTACAAGTTTCTACTCCAGTAGGACTTACTTCAGGATCAGCAACAACTATTGCTTCTTATTTTAAAGATATAAAATCTCCACAAGAGTCAGGAAAAACTAAGTTTAATGTAAAAATAAGTCATACTGATGAAACAGTTACTGTAGTTGCAACAAACTAA
- a CDS encoding GspE/PulE family protein has translation MEGVIKRRLGDMLVESGKISMPQLQEALKKQRITGKKLGEMLIELGMVTSEDIMEVLEKQTGIKRINLNITTFDKRALKVVPESVCDKHELIPFGFNENRIMVAMWDPLNIFAIDDVSISSGFEVETYICTREEIKKHIEMEYSSQKVTKAAEELSKGKLEAKTIQVQEEEQFDDIKNAPVVKMVEYLFKNAVEMRASDIHIEPFEDEIRIRYRIDGQLQTTNSLEPESQAALVTRIKILAGLNIAEKRIPQDGRIITKVGHKDVDLRVSILPVVAGEKVVIRILDRESYQIGKERLGMKNDDLEVLDRIIKSPHGIVLVTGPTGSGKSTTLYTVLNELNTGDVNIVTVEDPVEYTLKGVNQVNVNTKSGLTFANGLRSILRQDPDIVMIGEIRDSETAEIAIRAAITGHLVLSTLHTNDAPSSVLRLVDMGIQPYLVSTSLAGIVAQRLVKKICPNCRQAHEASAYEKAILGERNNEAVTIYKGRGCGYCNNTGYSGRVGVYEIMEITRDHRDMILNTRDSNQLMDLSIKNGMKTLGMACKELVLEGVTTVEEMASIAFLKE, from the coding sequence ATGGAGGGAGTAATTAAGAGAAGACTGGGTGACATGCTTGTGGAGTCTGGTAAGATATCTATGCCTCAACTTCAGGAAGCTCTTAAGAAACAAAGGATAACCGGTAAGAAGTTGGGTGAAATGCTTATAGAACTTGGTATGGTAACTTCAGAAGATATCATGGAGGTTTTAGAAAAGCAAACAGGAATAAAGAGAATCAACCTTAACATTACAACCTTTGATAAAAGAGCACTTAAGGTAGTACCTGAAAGCGTTTGTGACAAGCATGAACTGATACCTTTTGGTTTCAATGAAAATAGAATAATGGTAGCAATGTGGGATCCACTTAATATATTTGCTATCGATGACGTTTCAATTTCATCTGGATTTGAAGTGGAAACCTATATATGTACAAGAGAAGAAATTAAAAAACATATAGAAATGGAATATTCAAGTCAGAAGGTTACAAAAGCAGCTGAGGAACTTTCTAAAGGTAAGCTGGAAGCTAAAACAATCCAAGTTCAGGAAGAAGAACAGTTTGATGATATAAAGAATGCGCCAGTTGTAAAGATGGTTGAGTATCTATTCAAGAATGCAGTTGAGATGAGAGCATCTGATATACACATAGAACCTTTTGAAGATGAAATAAGAATAAGATATAGAATAGATGGACAACTTCAAACTACAAATTCCCTAGAGCCTGAAAGCCAAGCTGCTCTTGTTACAAGAATAAAGATACTAGCAGGGCTTAATATAGCAGAAAAAAGAATCCCTCAAGACGGAAGAATTATAACTAAAGTGGGACACAAGGATGTTGACCTAAGAGTTTCAATTTTACCTGTGGTAGCGGGTGAAAAGGTTGTTATAAGAATACTAGATAGAGAAAGCTATCAAATAGGAAAAGAAAGACTTGGAATGAAGAATGATGATTTAGAGGTTTTAGATAGAATAATAAAATCTCCACATGGAATTGTTCTTGTTACAGGGCCTACTGGAAGCGGAAAATCCACTACTCTTTATACTGTGCTAAATGAACTAAATACTGGAGATGTTAACATAGTAACTGTTGAAGATCCAGTTGAATACACCTTAAAAGGTGTAAATCAAGTTAATGTAAACACCAAATCTGGACTTACCTTTGCAAACGGTCTTAGATCTATATTAAGACAAGACCCTGACATTGTAATGATAGGTGAGATAAGAGATAGTGAAACTGCAGAAATAGCTATAAGAGCTGCGATAACTGGACATCTAGTATTAAGTACACTACATACTAATGACGCTCCTTCTTCTGTATTAAGACTAGTGGATATGGGGATACAGCCTTATTTGGTTTCTACATCTTTAGCAGGTATAGTTGCTCAAAGATTAGTAAAAAAGATATGCCCAAATTGTAGGCAAGCCCATGAAGCTTCAGCTTATGAAAAGGCAATTTTAGGTGAAAGAAATAATGAAGCAGTAACTATATATAAAGGTCGCGGATGTGGTTATTGTAATAACACTGGTTACTCGGGCAGAGTAGGTGTATATGAAATAATGGAAATAACTAGAGATCATAGAGATATGATTTTAAATACTAGAGATTCTAATCAACTAATGGATTTATCAATAAAAAATGGGATGAAAACTCTTGGTATGGCATGTAAGGAGCTTGTTTTAGAAGGGGTAACCACAGTAGAAGAGATGGCTTCCATTGCGTTCTTAAAAGAGTAG
- a CDS encoding DUF5057 domain-containing protein: protein MRKSIIKKAALVLIIVLIVFGVVFKNKLVTKATDVRNSLSILEIEPTDKFSLTQSSATSGIETLPNLVPNMTVTIRHMTMLEYISSVEQVNGKYDIVVIGDNNTSSSVTYSPEFGTKTKYLPYGKEVYNTKSSPSTLGMLNDSKWTGTSRNNYDGDQNTYIEYYSENDITNKRASEIIDSINSGQLVYIANEVFSVTGTKLYSSFYNMSKDNLIKTAQSNITLSNLVSKYSLATTKKAPLLRISSQSQNNNRNIDFIYNITTDNEEQNMQANLYLDLNGDGLFKDKEKVKTISNINTSNKQFNNGEIGYRLDDQFVGNLTWKLEIVTYSGVKTYKTGTLDFQADPNNKPVVRVLQVYPVTTNGISNSFNLSTNSTISSLITGLRDYTLSISTKSTTEFNTYISGGNSLNSHYDMVILGFADSYAYNDLPQTSIDELKHFIQTGQSVMFTHDTVTYRYLTPIDTTDKSSKTITRNFRDIIGQSRYVDPNNPQQTDIYQNFDVATGTYQTRTIPHEQLKSTDQGKISLGMTKGLLTQFESSATAGSYSGESTSVYKINDGLINLYPYTIGDISVAPTHYQWYQLNLEDPDVVPWYTLKPNGNGYNQYDARNYYYTYSKGNITYSGTGHSGDSSKYTADECKLFVNTMVKAERGANHAPIITGLTNLSDGEQISKNQDNIQFSFVPIDRDNDPINAVITVKAGNTVTTFPYSNKKQGEKIDVSIPKSVYSSTSGSTITISIDASDPLLAKAQTVNATINLVNDPTISLSSLNDNSLGYLVGDTASVTVTANANKSTQNLNTILSNINYNITGNYDTSKVQVTSGGNILNFNDVAFTPDPNPLSQPQTFNFLTKQSGQIAISGKLTYYQKDVTTQKSSDYTITLPVRDGKANIKITTGNNNALVLGDAQVQVYKGDTLVNTVSVNGSKQIPILGTGTYKFKLLTSFNGFVVQNNTIQQDFSYSSNENDIIFNEIPDTISHGLYSDNTLRTGDIDLTKNSNATFGVLIKTDNANPLVTIDLDDALRNVSSDSFKINKIDGNGKLVPVTNAQITQLTGSGNINKFTVQFSGNDTTSCYMIVYTIKLGSNDSYTNNVSLNNVNKPITITCQELKDLF, encoded by the coding sequence ATGAGGAAAAGTATTATAAAAAAAGCAGCATTGGTTTTGATAATTGTACTTATAGTGTTTGGAGTTGTTTTCAAAAATAAATTAGTTACAAAAGCTACTGACGTCAGAAATTCTTTGAGCATATTAGAAATAGAGCCAACAGATAAGTTTAGCCTAACACAATCTTCTGCTACATCTGGAATAGAAACTCTTCCAAATTTAGTTCCTAACATGACTGTAACAATAAGGCATATGACTATGTTAGAGTATATTTCAAGTGTAGAACAAGTAAATGGGAAATACGATATTGTTGTAATTGGAGATAATAATACTTCTAGCTCTGTTACTTATAGCCCTGAATTTGGTACGAAAACCAAATACTTGCCTTATGGTAAGGAAGTATATAACACTAAATCTAGTCCGTCAACATTAGGTATGTTAAATGATTCTAAGTGGACAGGTACTAGTAGAAATAATTATGACGGTGACCAAAACACCTATATAGAATACTATAGTGAAAATGATATTACTAATAAAAGAGCTAGTGAGATAATTGACAGTATAAATTCTGGACAACTGGTTTATATAGCTAATGAAGTATTTAGTGTTACAGGGACAAAGTTGTATTCAAGTTTTTACAATATGAGTAAAGATAATCTTATAAAGACAGCTCAATCTAATATAACTTTAAGTAATTTAGTAAGCAAATATTCACTTGCAACGACTAAAAAAGCACCTTTATTAAGGATATCAAGTCAATCACAAAATAATAATAGGAATATTGATTTTATTTACAATATAACTACGGATAATGAAGAGCAAAATATGCAAGCTAACTTATATCTAGATTTGAATGGAGATGGCCTGTTTAAAGACAAGGAAAAAGTCAAAACTATCAGCAATATAAACACTAGTAATAAGCAATTTAATAATGGAGAAATAGGCTATAGGCTAGATGATCAGTTTGTAGGTAATCTAACGTGGAAATTAGAAATAGTAACCTACAGTGGTGTAAAAACTTATAAAACTGGAACATTAGATTTTCAGGCTGATCCTAATAATAAACCTGTGGTTAGGGTGCTTCAAGTTTATCCTGTTACCACTAATGGAATAAGTAATAGTTTTAACTTAAGTACAAATAGTACAATAAGTAGCTTAATCACTGGACTTAGAGATTACACTTTAAGCATATCTACAAAATCGACAACAGAGTTTAATACTTATATATCTGGTGGAAACAGCCTTAACAGCCATTATGATATGGTAATACTAGGTTTTGCAGATAGTTATGCTTATAATGATCTTCCACAAACAAGTATAGATGAGTTGAAACATTTTATACAAACTGGACAAAGTGTCATGTTTACTCATGATACAGTGACATATAGATACCTTACACCAATTGATACTACTGATAAGAGCTCTAAGACAATAACACGTAATTTTAGAGATATTATTGGACAATCAAGATATGTTGATCCAAATAATCCACAACAAACTGATATATACCAGAATTTTGATGTAGCCACTGGAACATATCAAACTAGGACTATACCACATGAGCAGCTTAAAAGTACTGATCAAGGTAAAATTTCACTTGGTATGACTAAGGGGTTATTAACTCAATTTGAGAGCTCTGCAACAGCTGGTTCATATTCTGGTGAGTCTACAAGTGTGTATAAGATAAATGATGGGCTTATAAACCTATATCCGTACACAATAGGAGATATTAGCGTTGCTCCAACGCATTATCAATGGTATCAGTTAAATCTTGAAGATCCTGATGTTGTTCCATGGTATACGCTCAAGCCAAATGGAAATGGATATAATCAGTATGATGCAAGAAATTATTACTATACTTATTCAAAAGGAAATATAACCTATTCAGGAACTGGTCATAGCGGTGATAGTAGCAAATATACTGCTGATGAGTGCAAACTATTCGTAAATACCATGGTTAAGGCTGAAAGAGGAGCAAATCATGCACCAATTATTACTGGATTAACAAACCTATCAGACGGTGAGCAAATATCAAAGAATCAAGATAATATACAGTTTAGCTTTGTTCCAATAGATAGAGATAATGATCCAATTAATGCAGTTATAACTGTTAAAGCAGGAAATACTGTAACAACATTCCCATATAGTAATAAAAAGCAAGGCGAGAAAATTGATGTTTCTATACCTAAATCTGTCTATAGTAGTACAAGTGGAAGTACTATTACTATAAGCATAGATGCATCAGATCCATTATTGGCTAAAGCACAAACAGTAAATGCAACAATAAATTTAGTAAATGACCCGACTATATCACTAAGTTCATTAAATGATAATAGTTTAGGATATCTTGTAGGAGATACAGCTTCAGTTACTGTAACAGCAAATGCAAATAAATCAACGCAAAATTTGAATACTATATTGTCAAATATAAATTATAATATTACTGGTAACTATGATACAAGTAAAGTACAAGTTACTAGCGGCGGGAATATATTAAACTTCAATGATGTGGCATTTACACCTGATCCTAATCCGTTAAGCCAGCCACAAACATTTAACTTCTTAACTAAGCAAAGTGGACAAATAGCTATAAGCGGAAAGCTTACTTATTATCAAAAAGATGTAACTACTCAAAAAAGTTCAGATTATACAATTACATTACCGGTAAGAGATGGGAAAGCAAACATAAAAATTACTACTGGAAATAATAATGCTCTAGTTTTAGGAGATGCTCAAGTACAGGTATATAAAGGTGATACTCTCGTAAATACAGTTAGTGTAAATGGAAGTAAGCAAATACCGATTTTAGGCACAGGGACATACAAGTTTAAACTACTAACTTCATTTAATGGATTTGTTGTACAAAATAATACAATACAGCAAGATTTTAGTTATAGTAGTAACGAGAATGATATTATATTTAACGAAATTCCAGATACTATATCTCATGGATTATACTCAGACAATACCTTGAGAACTGGAGATATAGACTTAACTAAGAATTCGAATGCAACCTTTGGAGTTCTTATTAAAACAGATAATGCAAATCCATTAGTAACAATAGACTTAGATGATGCACTTAGAAATGTTAGTAGCGATTCATTTAAAATAAATAAAATAGATGGTAATGGCAAATTAGTACCAGTAACTAATGCACAGATAACTCAACTTACTGGTTCTGGAAATATAAATAAGTTTACAGTTCAGTTTTCTGGAAATGATACTACAAGTTGTTATATGATTGTTTATACTATAAAATTAGGAAGCAATGATTCATATACAAATAATGTTTCATTAAATAATGTAAACAAACCTATAACGATCACGTGCCAAGAATTAAAAGATTTATTTTAA
- a CDS encoding type II secretion system protein: protein MYNKKKAFTLIEVIIVLALLTIVMGVIYQFFFSSNRDLNDTDVKANLQFEGQQIQNSFTNYGSQGNTITALNGNNPPPADSTERGIENLTLTLYAGTETIAYNYTATNKTLTETHTKEDGTTTTKTLSDKVESINIKPIGGTYDVASGMTIKVTLQDKGITYSITSNVVFRNKGVTTQ from the coding sequence TTGTATAATAAGAAAAAAGCATTTACCCTCATTGAGGTTATAATTGTATTAGCCTTGTTAACCATAGTTATGGGAGTTATATATCAGTTCTTCTTTTCAAGTAATAGAGATTTAAATGATACGGACGTAAAAGCTAACCTTCAATTTGAAGGACAGCAAATTCAAAATTCATTTACTAACTATGGCAGCCAAGGAAATACTATAACAGCACTTAATGGAAATAACCCACCACCAGCAGATTCTACTGAGAGGGGTATAGAAAACTTAACATTGACACTTTATGCTGGAACAGAAACTATAGCATATAATTATACGGCTACTAATAAAACTTTAACTGAAACACATACAAAGGAAGATGGTACAACTACTACAAAGACTCTTTCTGATAAAGTAGAAAGTATAAATATTAAACCAATAGGTGGAACTTATGATGTAGCTTCAGGCATGACTATAAAAGTTACCCTACAAGATAAAGGAATAACTTATAGTATAACCTCAAATGTTGTATTTAGGAATAAAGGAGTAACTACTCAATAA
- a CDS encoding type II secretion system F family protein: MPNFKYKAMNENGDRLQGTYTADSRDEVMDMISANNYYPLLVEEVQQGTTINLSIFDRVTTKDIAIFCRQFYTMLDAGVSINSSLNILARQLPNKKLKEVLSKVEDNVKKGETLSESMKLQGKVFPDLLISMVETGEMSGNLDSVMLRMSTHFEKENKINNKIKGAMVYPAVLSVLAVSVVTILLTFVMPTFIDMFTQSGVVLPLPTRILLAISGALSKHGLIILLIIVLVVVGLRYYFKSDSGQLFISKFKLTFPILKGLNQKIIVSRFTRTLSTMLSSGVSLVQALETVSEVVGNKIAQDKLLEIREELIKGEGLSKPIEESKIFPPMLASMIKIGEESGSLDDILNKTADFYDEEVETTIQTTTALIEPLLLVLMGGVVGFIVISMMLPMFTMYNNM; the protein is encoded by the coding sequence ATGCCTAATTTTAAATATAAAGCAATGAATGAAAATGGTGATAGGCTGCAAGGTACCTATACTGCGGATAGTAGAGATGAAGTAATGGACATGATAAGTGCGAATAATTATTATCCGCTTCTAGTAGAGGAAGTTCAGCAAGGCACAACTATAAACTTGAGCATTTTTGATAGAGTTACCACTAAAGATATTGCTATCTTTTGTAGACAGTTTTATACCATGCTAGATGCTGGTGTGTCCATAAATAGTTCACTTAATATCCTTGCAAGGCAGCTTCCTAATAAAAAGCTTAAAGAAGTACTTTCTAAGGTAGAGGATAATGTTAAAAAAGGGGAAACTCTGTCTGAGTCGATGAAGCTACAAGGTAAGGTCTTTCCAGACTTACTTATAAGCATGGTGGAGACTGGAGAGATGAGTGGTAATTTAGATAGTGTAATGCTTAGAATGTCTACTCATTTTGAAAAAGAAAATAAGATAAATAATAAGATAAAAGGTGCAATGGTTTATCCTGCAGTACTAAGTGTACTGGCAGTAAGTGTTGTAACTATACTTTTAACTTTTGTAATGCCAACCTTTATAGATATGTTTACCCAAAGTGGTGTAGTACTGCCACTACCAACAAGAATTTTACTTGCTATCAGTGGAGCCTTGAGTAAACATGGCTTAATAATACTTTTAATCATAGTATTAGTAGTCGTAGGCTTGAGATATTATTTTAAAAGTGATAGTGGGCAGCTATTTATAAGTAAGTTTAAACTTACATTTCCAATACTAAAAGGTTTAAATCAAAAAATTATTGTTTCTAGATTTACGAGAACATTATCTACTATGCTATCAAGTGGCGTAAGTTTGGTGCAAGCTTTAGAGACCGTATCAGAAGTTGTAGGAAATAAAATAGCTCAAGATAAACTGCTTGAAATAAGGGAAGAACTCATAAAAGGTGAAGGTTTATCCAAGCCTATTGAGGAAAGCAAAATCTTCCCCCCAATGCTTGCTTCTATGATAAAAATAGGGGAAGAGTCTGGATCTCTAGATGATATATTGAATAAAACTGCTGACTTCTATGATGAAGAAGTGGAAACTACCATACAAACCACTACAGCTCTGATTGAACCTTTACTATTGGTATTGATGGGGGGAGTAGTTGGGTTTATCGTAATATCAATGATGTTACCAATGTTTACTATGTATAACAATATGTAG
- a CDS encoding PilN domain-containing protein has product MNDFNFFAPYQGKQKQVVNKKIYIYTVSAVVAVFIVGTFAWNSINVYMLNRDIDKFQSSINSPKVQDKVKKAEEVNKKIDVLNKYDDGLTKINEGINSRNTISSSLLNNINSTLPADVYFKSITVDGSNLSIQGVSKTRTAIGEVQHNMKALDIVGDAQIGNISGDDSDNGNYTFDLKCTLKDVDVK; this is encoded by the coding sequence ATGAATGATTTTAACTTTTTCGCCCCTTATCAAGGGAAGCAAAAGCAGGTAGTAAATAAAAAGATATATATTTATACAGTATCAGCTGTAGTTGCAGTTTTTATTGTTGGGACTTTTGCATGGAATAGCATAAATGTTTATATGCTTAATAGAGATATAGACAAGTTTCAAAGCTCTATAAATTCTCCAAAGGTACAAGATAAGGTAAAGAAAGCTGAAGAAGTAAACAAGAAAATAGATGTACTTAATAAATATGATGATGGCCTTACTAAGATTAATGAAGGAATAAACAGCAGAAATACTATATCATCAAGTTTGCTTAACAATATCAATTCTACACTTCCTGCGGATGTTTACTTTAAGAGTATAACTGTTGATGGAAGTAACCTTAGCATACAAGGAGTTTCTAAGACTAGAACAGCTATTGGTGAAGTTCAACACAACATGAAAGCCCTAGATATAGTAGGAGATGCCCAAATAGGAAATATAAGCGGAGATGATTCTGATAATGGGAATTATACCTTTGACTTAAAATGTACATTAAAGGATGTTGATGTGAAATGA
- a CDS encoding type IV pilus modification PilV family protein yields MLSMKSKRKGMTLLEVIISIAILGIIIVPMSNMILTSVKTNKRGEDKQQAVYLAQQVLEAFKNVSAFEDNNGFTAQSFSLNGNAYSFSVDSTINTDPLTVRFNDINIGDYTLRVTLGRMQNANIYNNTATNNVSADYNLMVGGQDDSSRTVKLNNLPESSISEAPNGIYVYVYATKHDINLPGYNLAVKTSSSIEDASHNYTKVYLDRDTFNNNISLSFDNSYENTHQFSVNLYNDTTDNINVYVNTQTGKNVDYVVNNIKGTITTYNVVTGNAAVFSKNYNTKVDVIKDGATIYTVNSNISK; encoded by the coding sequence ATGCTTTCGATGAAAAGTAAGAGAAAAGGTATGACCCTGTTAGAGGTAATAATAAGTATCGCTATCCTAGGTATTATTATTGTTCCAATGAGCAATATGATATTGACCTCGGTTAAGACGAACAAAAGAGGAGAAGATAAGCAGCAGGCTGTATATTTGGCACAACAAGTTCTAGAAGCCTTTAAGAATGTATCAGCATTTGAAGACAACAATGGGTTTACAGCTCAAAGCTTCTCTTTAAATGGTAATGCATACAGTTTCAGTGTAGACAGCACCATAAATACAGACCCTTTGACAGTAAGATTCAATGACATAAATATAGGAGACTACACTTTAAGGGTAACTTTAGGTAGGATGCAAAATGCTAATATTTATAATAATACTGCAACAAACAATGTAAGTGCGGATTATAATCTTATGGTTGGTGGGCAAGATGATTCATCAAGGACTGTTAAGTTAAATAATTTACCAGAAAGTTCTATAAGTGAAGCACCTAACGGTATTTATGTTTATGTATACGCGACTAAACATGACATCAATCTACCGGGGTATAACTTAGCAGTAAAGACTAGTAGTTCTATTGAGGATGCCAGCCATAACTATACTAAAGTTTATTTGGATAGGGATACTTTTAATAATAATATTAGCTTAAGCTTTGATAATAGTTATGAAAATACACATCAATTTAGTGTGAATTTATATAATGATACAACTGATAACATAAACGTTTATGTTAATACCCAAACTGGAAAGAATGTAGATTACGTCGTTAATAACATAAAAGGTACTATTACAACTTATAATGTAGTAACTGGTAATGCAGCAGTCTTTTCTAAAAACTATAATACAAAAGTTGATGTGATAAAGGACGGAGCAACAATATACACTGTAAACTCTAATATATCAAAATAG